Proteins from one Malania oleifera isolate guangnan ecotype guangnan chromosome 4, ASM2987363v1, whole genome shotgun sequence genomic window:
- the LOC131153787 gene encoding uncharacterized protein LOC131153787 — translation MEAVSFNFSLFLPSLDSCRKMVSGRRMKRRSRVRVSKRDGDFSYGGKLVDDNMIVLRKRIREMSMAEGSYVPPSDWMDWEKQYYKTYNSDVCEAMGILQSVLMNTRPSLALGIFVLIALSVPTSAAVIVFCLVGRALGMVAGFDYW, via the coding sequence ATGGAAGCTGTTTCATTTAATTTCTCTTTATTCCTCCCGTCTCTCGATTCATGCCGGAAAATGGTTTCTGGCCGACGAATGAAACGCCGTTCTCGCGTTCGTGTGTCGAAAAGAGATGGGGATTTCAGTTACGGTGGGAAACTCGTCGACGACAACATGATCGTTCTGAGAAAGCGAATACGGGAGATGAGCATGGCGGAGGGTAGTTACGTGCCGCCCTCTGATTGGATGGATTGGGAGAAGCAGTACTACAAAACTTACAATTCTGATGTCTGCGAAGCAATGGGGATTTTGCAGTCGGTGTTGATGAATACGAGGCCGAGCTTGGCTCTCGGAATCTTCGTTCTTATTGCGCTGAGCGTACCAACATCGGCAGCTGTGATTGTGTTTTGTTTAGTGGGGAGAGCTTTGGGGATGGTAGCTGGGTTTGATTATTGGTAA